In Achromobacter pestifer, the DNA window CCCACGAGTTCTCCGGCGGGCAGCGCCAGCGCATCGTGATCGCCCGCGCCCTGGCTTTGGACCCTGGCCTGATCGTCTGCGACGAACCGGTATCGGCGCTGGACGTCTCGGTGCAGGCGCAGGTCATCAACCTGCTGATGGATCTGCAGCGCGATCTGGGCCTGACCTATGTGTTCATCTCACACGATCTGAGCGTGGTGCGCCACATCAGCCACCGCGTCGCCGTGATGTACCTGGGCAAGATCGTCGAGACCGGCACCCGCGAGGCCATCTTCGAACGCCCCGCCCATCCCTATACCCGCGCCCTGCTGGCCGCCGTGCCTTCCGCCCGCCAGGGCGAACGCAAGCCCGTGGAAGTGCTGAAGGGCGAGATTCCCAGCCCGCTGTCGCCGCCCTCGGGCTGCGCCTTCCGTACCCGTTGCCCGGTGGCGCAGCCGCGCTGCGCCGAGGAAGCGCCGCAGCCCCGCCTGATCGCCCCCGAACAGCAGGTCGCCTGCCATTTCGCCACCATTTAGCCGGAGATACCCATGTCCCAGACTGACGCCACCCCGTTCGACTACATCCTTGCCGGCGGCACCGTCATCGACGGCACCAACTCGCCGGGCCGGCTTGCCGACGTCGGCGTGCGCGGCGACCGGATCGCCGCCGTCGGCGACCTTAGCGCCAGCAGCGCCCGCCGGCGCATCGACGTGGCCGGCAAAGTGGTGTCGCCGGGTTTCATCGACTCGCACACGCACGACGACAACTACCTGCTCAAGCACCGCGACATGACGCCCAAGATCTCGCAGGGCGTCACCACCGTGGTCACCGGCAACTGCGGCATCAGCCTGGCGCCGCTGGCGCACGCCAACCCGCCCGCGCCGCTGGACCTGCTGGACGAAGGCGGCTCGTTCCGCTTCGAACGCTTCTCCGACTACCTGGAAGCCTTGCGCGCGGCCCCGCCCGCCGTCAACGCCGCCTGCATGGTGGGCCATTCCACCCTGCGCGCCGCCGTCATGCCCGACCTGCGGCGCGAGGCCACGGCCGAGGAAATCCAGGCCATGCAGGCGCTGGCCGACGACGCGCTCGCCAGCGGCGCCATCGGCATCTCCACCGGCGCGTTCTACCCGCCCGCGGCCCATGCCAGCACCGAGGAAATCATCGAAGTCTGCCGCCCGCTGGGCACGCATGGCGGCGTCTACGCCACCCATATGCGCGACGAAGGCGAACACATCGTGGCGGCGCTGGAAGAGACCTTCCGCATCGGCCGCGAGTTGGACGTGCCGGTGGTGATCTCGCACCACAAGGTCATGGGCAAGCCCAACTTCGGCCGCTCCAAGGAAACGCTGGCGCTGATCGAGGCCGCCATGGCCAGCCAGGACGTGTCGCTGGACGCCTATCCCTACGTGGCCGGCTCCACCATGCTCAAGCAGGACCGCGTGCTGCTGGCGGGCCGCACGCTCATCACCTGGTGCAAGCCCTTTCCCGAACTGAGCGGGCGCGACCTGGAGGAAATCGCCGCCGAACGCGGCAAGTCCAAGTACGACGTGGTGCCGGAACTGCAGCCCGCCGGCGCCATCTACTTCATGATGGACGAGCCCGACGTGCAGCGCATCCTGGCGTTTGGGCCCACCATGATCGGCTCCGACGGCCTGCCCCACGACGAACGTCCGCACCCGCGCCTGTGGGGCACCTTCCCGCGCGTGCTGGGCCATTACTCGCGCGACCTGGGCCTGTTCCCGCTGGAGACCGCGGTCTGGAAGATGACCGGCCTGACCGCCGCCAAATTCGGCCTGGCCGAACGCGGCCAGGTGCAGCCCGGCTACTACGCCGACCTGGTGGTCTTCGACCCCGCCACCGTGGCCGACTCGGCCACCTTCGAACGCCCCACCGAGCGCGCCGCGGGCATCCACTCGGTCTACGTCAACGGCGCGCCCGTCTGGGAAGGCCAGGCCTTCACCGGCCAGCACGCGGGCCGCGTCCTCAACCGCGCCGGAGCCTGAGCGCCGCCAGCCCTTACAATCCGGCATACGCGGCGGGGCTTGCGGGCCCTGCCCCCACCACCCCCTACCTGCCAGATCGCTACATGGCCCTACCCGGCACTACATCCCCCCCCGAGATCGTGGGCAAGGAAGAAATGGGCGCTCGCCTGCGGGCCGAGCGCAAGGCGCGCAAGATGACCCTGCAGGCGCTGTCCGCCGCCAGCGGCATCGCGGTCTCGACGCTGTCGAAAGCGGAGCTGGGACAGATCGCCCTGAGCTACGAGAAGTTCGCCGCGCTGGCGGGCGCGCTGGGCATAGACATGACCCGCATGTTCATGCTGCCCGACGCCTCGCAAGCCGCCGTCGCCCCGACCTTCGTCAAGAACAAGCTCAGCGACGCCCGCGACTACGTCACGGAAAACTACCACTACCGCTTGCTCATGGGCGAGTACCCCGGCAAGAAGATGACGCCCATGCTGGCGCTCATCGACTCGCGCAAGGTGGTCGAGTTCGAGGACTACATCCGGCACCCTGGCCAGGAATTCGCGGTGGTGCTGTCGGGCAAGGTCCGCATCCAGTTCGAAAACGGCGACAGCGTCGTGCTGGGCAAGCTGGAAACCGCCTATTTCGACAGCAGCATCGGCCACGTCTACCTGTCCATGAGCCGGAAGCCCGCCGAAGTGCTGGCGGTGTGCAGCGACGTGGGCGAAGTACCGTCGCGGCTGAAGGCGCCCTGAGCCGACAGCCGCGCCACGAGCGTCCTTGCCCGGAAGGCCAGTGCGCACGCCAGGCCGTCCCCGGCCGAGCGGCCGCGCGCGGCGCTGGCATATGACTGTCATACTCGCAGGCGATACTGGCGTTCGGATATCCGCCAGCCCCCGAATCCCGGGCGCGCGCCGGATATTCATATAAAAGGTAATTCGTTGGCCGCCGCCCCTGGCCGCCTTACGATACCTGGCATCGACTGGGCCTGACGCCCGCAGGAATGCTCCATATGCAACGCTTGATATCCCCGATTCTTACCCGCCGCCCGGTGCTGCTGGCCGGTCCGCTCAGCGCGCGCCGCTACGACGCCGTGATTTCCCTCAACGCCCACCGCGAAGCCCGCAAGCTGCGCGAATCCGCCCAGCGCATCCTGGCCGTTTCCGCCCGCTACATGCTGCCGGGCGCCTGAACCTGTCCCCCAACGCCGCGGCCTGACCTCATCCGAGCGCGCAGCGCCCTTCGCCTCCTGCATGCAGTTCCTCCAGCCGCCACCTGCGGTAGCATTGCCGATTCGGCCCGAAACCGGGCCAGGCAGAACAGGAGTCATGCATGCAGAAGGTGGTAATCGTCGGCGGCGGCCACGCGGCGGCGCAATTGTGCGCCAGCCTGATAGAAGGCGGCTTTCCCGGCAGCCTGACGCTGGTGTGCGAAGAGGCCTCGCTGCCCTACCACCGCCCGCCGCTCTCCAAGACCTACATCAAGGATCCGGAAGCTCCGATCCAGCTGCTGCGCCCCGAAGCGGTCTACGCCGACGCCGGCGTGCAGGTCCTGCTGGCCGATCCCGCCGTCGGCATAGACCGCGACGCGCGCCGCTTGACGCTGGCTTCGGGCAAACAGCTGGATTACGACGCGCTGGTGCTGGCCACCGGCACGCGCGCACGGCGCCTGCCCGACGTCCCGGATGAACTGCAGAACCTGATCTACCTGCGCAACGCCGACGACGCCGCGCGCCTGCGCGCCGCGATCGCCGACGCGCCTTCGGTCACCGTCGTGGGCGGCGGCTTCATCGGCCTGGAAATCGCCGCCACGGCGGGCGCCCTGGGCAAGCCGGTCACCGTCTTCGAATCCGCGCCGCGCCTGCTGGCGCGTTCCGTGTCGCCCGAGGCCTCGGACCACGTCGCCCGCGTATTGCACGAGTCCGGCGTCGACCTGCGCCTGTCCTCCGACCTGCAACATATCCGGACGGAGAACGGCCGCGTGCGCAGCGTCGTGGTCAACGAAGTGGAACATCCGGTGGACCTGCTGGTCGCCGGCATCGGCGCCGTGCCCGAGATCACGCTGGCGCAGGCCGCCGGCCTGGACTGCCTGAACGGCATCGTGGTGGACGCGCTGATGCAGACCTCGGCGCCGGGCATCTACGCCATCGGCGACTGCACCTCGTTTCCGTATGCGCGCTGGGGCAAGACCCTGCGCCTGGAATCGGTGCAGAACGCCAACGACCAGGCCCGCACCCTGGCCGGCGTGCTGCTTGGCACGAAGACGCCGTATCACGCCCTGCCCTGGTTCTGGTCCGACCAGGGCGCCCTGCGCCTGCAGATCGCCGGCCTGGCGCCTCCGGATACCGAGCGCGTCCTGCGCCCGGGCGCCAAGCCCGGCAGCTTCTCGATCCTGCACTTCGCCGACGGCCATCTGGTCTGCGTCGAGTCGATCAACGCCCCGATGGACCACCTGGCGGCGCGCAAGCTGTTGGAATTGGGACTGAACCCGCCTCGCGAAGTCCTGGCTGACCCGGCCGTGCCGCTCAAGAGCCACTACTGAAGCAGATAGCGGATATGCCCGCGCCGGCGCGCCTCAGATAAAGCCGGCGGCGCGGAACATGCGCTCGTAGATCTGGCGCAGGACATCTTCCTTGCGCTTGTTGTACTCCATGACCTGCATCACGCCAGCCGCCGCATCGCGCTTGGCCTGGGCATACCGATCGCGGTCGGCGTCATGCTGGCGCAGCCAGTCGCGGAACATCCGGTGCCGGATGTTCTCGGGACAGTCCGGGCCGAACACGTGCAGGTTCACGCGCGGAGCGGCCAGCTGCAAAAGGCGGTGCTGGTGCCAGGACGGTTCCCGCAAGATCAGCAGATAACCGGCGGCTTCCAGGGCGGGGACATAAGCGTCCTCCCGCGCGGGGTCGGCCACCGTCAGGTCGATGTCTATCACCGGCTTGGCCGGCAGGCCCGGGACCGCCGTCGAACCCATATGCTCGACCGCTAGCGCGGCCGGTCCCAATGCCTCGCGCACCTGCGCCTCCAGCTGGCCATAACGGGCCGGCCAAGCGGGGTCATAGGGCACAACCGCGACCCGCTCCGGCGCCGGCTTGCCACGGACCCAAGGGTCCTCGTCCGGGTCCGCATCGTAATGCCGCATGATTTCTTCAGGCGTGGGCGCGCGCCGGTTTCCTGCCTGGGTCAATTGCCGAAAGCGCGGCGCAGGCGCTCCAGTTCGGCCATGTTCAGGCGCTTCGCTTCCGCTTCGGCGTAGTTCCGTTCCCCTGATTCGTACGCACCCTTGTAGATGCACTTGCCGCGGCTCGCGCACTCTCCGCCGGCGCGGGCGGTGGAGGAATAAGACTTGGCGGCACCCTGCTCCGAAGTCTTGGAACCGCTGGAGGAGCAGCCGGCCATCAGCGCAGCCGCAAAAATCGCCACACCACAGCGGCTCAACGTTTGAATGGACATTTCCTGGCCCTACAGAAAAGCTGTAGCCGACTTTATAGCAGGCTCTTCAAATCGCCGATCCACGGGGAATTGCTTCGAAACGTTGCCGGTCAGAGAGCAAGAGAGTGTTGGCAACCTTTGGCGGCGCCCTGGATTGCCGGCTAGACTGCCGCAGCCGGCCAACCCACGCCGGCAAACCAATTATGCCGCTGCAAGCTCATTGCAACGGCTAACCTCGTTCCCGAACACTGCCGTGGATGCGCCATCCTCATGAAAATTGCGCTCAAGCTCATCGCCGCCTATCTGGCGGCAAGCCTTGTGATGACGGTGCTGTCCGTCGTCCTGAATCCTCCGCATGCGCATCTGCCGACTTCGGTGGTGTTTCTTACTTTCCCCTTGGTGCCGCTGGTCACGGCGCAGAATATCTACGCAGGAAACGCCGGGGCGGATGGCCCGCTGCTTGGAGGTGTTTTTCTTCTGGTGTTTGGCGGACTGGCGTGGCTGGCGTTGCGATCCAGATAACGGCCGGCGCGCCGATTCGCTGCACGCACCCTCGATACCGGGCCCGCGGCGGGAAGCCGCGAGCGACGTGTCACGCCTCGTCCGGCACGCTCATCGCCCTGCGGATTTTCTCGGCGACTTCCACGAGTTGCGGGCCGTAGACTTCGACCAGTTCGCGTTCGGGCAGCAGATAGGCCGCACCGCCCAGATTCAAGCCGTACAGGCTGCCGTCGGAAAGGCGTATGGCGGTGCCTACGCCGTGGATATAGCTCTGCCATTCGCCCAGCGAAGTACAAAATCCGTGGCGGTCCATATCGCGCATGGCTTTCTGCAGACCAACCAGGGCGGTAGCCCAATCGGCGCCGAACTGGGGCCGCAGGACTTCCAGCAGATTTTCGCGCTCGGTTTCTTCCATGCGGGCCAGATAGGCCCGCCCCATGGCGCTGGTGATGACGGGAATACGCGAGCCATTGAACAGGCGCAGGCCGAGCAGACCCGAGCCTTCGCAGGTCTCGATGTAAAGCATCATGCGCTTGTGCAGGATGCCCAGGCCGACGTTACCGTTGCTACGGTCGGCAAGCTCCTGCATGAGGGGCGCGGCGACCTGGCGGATATTGCGCCGGGCCAAGGCGACCTGCCCCAGCGCTACGGTGCTGCTGCCCAGTTCGTAGTTTTCCTGGCGCGCATTGAATTCCAGATAACCGAGACGGCACAGGGTATAGGTCAGCCGCGATACCGTTGCGGCGGGCATGCCGGTGCGCTCTGACAATTCACGGTTGCCCAGCGGACCCTCGCGCAACCGGAATGCCTTGAGTATGTCCAGGCCGCGCGCCAGTGCCACGACGAATTGCCTGTCGGAGCTGTCTTTCAAATCGTCACGGGCGACCGTATTGTCAGCGGGGCTGGCGCCCATCGCCTTGCGGCGCCGGCCATTCGCGGGCGCGGGGATGCG includes these proteins:
- a CDS encoding GrpB family protein, coding for MRHYDADPDEDPWVRGKPAPERVAVVPYDPAWPARYGQLEAQVREALGPAALAVEHMGSTAVPGLPAKPVIDIDLTVADPAREDAYVPALEAAGYLLILREPSWHQHRLLQLAAPRVNLHVFGPDCPENIRHRMFRDWLRQHDADRDRYAQAKRDAAAGVMQVMEYNKRKEDVLRQIYERMFRAAGFI
- a CDS encoding ABC transporter ATP-binding protein; its protein translation is MNLHDIPLASAMSAPAADAPPMLEVIGLKKHYPVDSGSGAKVLRAVDGVSLSVPRGQTLSLVGESGCGKSTTGKCLIRLTDPTEGRILLEGRDLAAMNSRELRAMRQRMQFIFQDPFSSMNPRMRVRDIIGEPLRAFGHGRAAIRDRVAQLLARVSLRPDAADRYPHEFSGGQRQRIVIARALALDPGLIVCDEPVSALDVSVQAQVINLLMDLQRDLGLTYVFISHDLSVVRHISHRVAVMYLGKIVETGTREAIFERPAHPYTRALLAAVPSARQGERKPVEVLKGEIPSPLSPPSGCAFRTRCPVAQPRCAEEAPQPRLIAPEQQVACHFATI
- a CDS encoding IclR family transcriptional regulator; the encoded protein is MSKTDRIPAPANGRRRKAMGASPADNTVARDDLKDSSDRQFVVALARGLDILKAFRLREGPLGNRELSERTGMPAATVSRLTYTLCRLGYLEFNARQENYELGSSTVALGQVALARRNIRQVAAPLMQELADRSNGNVGLGILHKRMMLYIETCEGSGLLGLRLFNGSRIPVITSAMGRAYLARMEETERENLLEVLRPQFGADWATALVGLQKAMRDMDRHGFCTSLGEWQSYIHGVGTAIRLSDGSLYGLNLGGAAYLLPERELVEVYGPQLVEVAEKIRRAMSVPDEA
- a CDS encoding NAD(P)/FAD-dependent oxidoreductase, coding for MQKVVIVGGGHAAAQLCASLIEGGFPGSLTLVCEEASLPYHRPPLSKTYIKDPEAPIQLLRPEAVYADAGVQVLLADPAVGIDRDARRLTLASGKQLDYDALVLATGTRARRLPDVPDELQNLIYLRNADDAARLRAAIADAPSVTVVGGGFIGLEIAATAGALGKPVTVFESAPRLLARSVSPEASDHVARVLHESGVDLRLSSDLQHIRTENGRVRSVVVNEVEHPVDLLVAGIGAVPEITLAQAAGLDCLNGIVVDALMQTSAPGIYAIGDCTSFPYARWGKTLRLESVQNANDQARTLAGVLLGTKTPYHALPWFWSDQGALRLQIAGLAPPDTERVLRPGAKPGSFSILHFADGHLVCVESINAPMDHLAARKLLELGLNPPREVLADPAVPLKSHY
- a CDS encoding N-acyl-D-amino-acid deacylase family protein, producing MSQTDATPFDYILAGGTVIDGTNSPGRLADVGVRGDRIAAVGDLSASSARRRIDVAGKVVSPGFIDSHTHDDNYLLKHRDMTPKISQGVTTVVTGNCGISLAPLAHANPPAPLDLLDEGGSFRFERFSDYLEALRAAPPAVNAACMVGHSTLRAAVMPDLRREATAEEIQAMQALADDALASGAIGISTGAFYPPAAHASTEEIIEVCRPLGTHGGVYATHMRDEGEHIVAALEETFRIGRELDVPVVISHHKVMGKPNFGRSKETLALIEAAMASQDVSLDAYPYVAGSTMLKQDRVLLAGRTLITWCKPFPELSGRDLEEIAAERGKSKYDVVPELQPAGAIYFMMDEPDVQRILAFGPTMIGSDGLPHDERPHPRLWGTFPRVLGHYSRDLGLFPLETAVWKMTGLTAAKFGLAERGQVQPGYYADLVVFDPATVADSATFERPTERAAGIHSVYVNGAPVWEGQAFTGQHAGRVLNRAGA
- a CDS encoding helix-turn-helix domain-containing protein — translated: MALPGTTSPPEIVGKEEMGARLRAERKARKMTLQALSAASGIAVSTLSKAELGQIALSYEKFAALAGALGIDMTRMFMLPDASQAAVAPTFVKNKLSDARDYVTENYHYRLLMGEYPGKKMTPMLALIDSRKVVEFEDYIRHPGQEFAVVLSGKVRIQFENGDSVVLGKLETAYFDSSIGHVYLSMSRKPAEVLAVCSDVGEVPSRLKAP